One Thalassotalea hakodatensis DNA segment encodes these proteins:
- the nadC gene encoding carboxylating nicotinate-nucleotide diphosphorylase: MFSAQLTTDINQAVTRSLCEDLGVNTLNDITSSADITAELIPANEQSVATVITREDCVICGVEWVNQVFEQLDNVLADSAAQNTEIIWFVNDGQTVKANTTLFELKGNARILLTGERTALNFLQSLSATSTVTAKYVERLSGTKTKLLDTRKTIPGLRLAQKYAVTCGGGVNHRIGLFDAFLIKENHIAACGGITKAISTARQNHPSKTVEVEVEGIEELTEALTAQADIIMLDNFTPEMIEQAVTLTQKISAGKTKLEVSGNMTFDTLTTYAKSGVDFISVGAITKHVNAIDLSMRFV, from the coding sequence ATGTTTTCTGCGCAATTAACAACTGATATTAATCAAGCGGTCACTCGCTCCTTGTGTGAAGATCTTGGTGTAAATACACTTAATGATATTACTTCATCTGCTGATATTACCGCTGAACTTATCCCTGCTAATGAACAATCTGTTGCCACAGTGATCACACGTGAAGACTGTGTTATTTGCGGCGTAGAATGGGTAAATCAAGTTTTCGAACAACTTGATAATGTATTAGCTGACAGTGCAGCACAAAACACTGAAATTATTTGGTTTGTTAACGACGGCCAAACAGTAAAAGCAAACACCACTCTATTTGAACTCAAAGGTAACGCAAGAATCTTATTGACAGGTGAGCGTACAGCGTTGAATTTTCTACAGTCTTTATCTGCTACTTCAACGGTTACTGCAAAGTACGTTGAGCGGCTATCTGGCACAAAAACTAAATTACTTGATACACGAAAAACCATTCCAGGGCTGAGATTAGCGCAAAAATATGCGGTGACTTGTGGTGGCGGTGTAAACCATCGTATCGGCTTATTTGATGCATTTTTAATTAAAGAAAACCACATAGCGGCCTGTGGAGGCATCACTAAAGCAATAAGCACTGCACGCCAAAACCACCCATCAAAAACCGTTGAAGTAGAAGTTGAAGGTATAGAAGAGCTTACCGAAGCATTAACTGCACAAGCCGACATAATTATGTTAGATAATTTTACGCCAGAAATGATAGAGCAAGCGGTAACCTTGACACAAAAAATATCTGCTGGGAAAACGAAATTAGAAGTATCAGGTAACATGACCTTTGATACCTTAACCACTTATGCAAAATCTGGCGTTGATTTTATTTCAGTAGGT
- a CDS encoding retropepsin-like aspartic protease family protein: MNQKTPPEIGFAKYFVWVAWIIAIGLLVFFFQDILDKQWNPNSSPEFRLSNTGKAEVILAQNRAGHYVVKGTINGKPVTFLLDTGATNVSIPAHIADNLNLTSTGSHIAQTANGNVRVFATTLNELSIGNLFLYDVSASINPGMKSDEILLGMSALKQVEFNQYGNQLTLKER; the protein is encoded by the coding sequence ACACCACCTGAAATTGGCTTTGCAAAATATTTTGTTTGGGTAGCTTGGATAATCGCTATTGGCTTACTTGTTTTTTTCTTTCAAGATATACTCGATAAACAATGGAACCCTAATAGTTCACCGGAATTTCGGCTGTCTAATACTGGTAAAGCCGAAGTCATTTTAGCACAGAATAGAGCTGGGCATTATGTCGTTAAAGGCACTATTAACGGAAAGCCCGTGACTTTTTTATTAGACACTGGCGCTACCAATGTCTCTATTCCGGCGCATATTGCAGACAATCTCAATTTAACCAGTACAGGTAGCCACATTGCTCAAACTGCGAATGGCAACGTACGAGTATTTGCAACAACACTCAATGAACTCAGCATCGGTAACCTTTTTCTATACGATGTAAGCGCTAGCATCAATCCAGGAATGAAATCAGATGAAATTCTATTAGGCATGAGTGCACTGAAACAGGTAGAATTCAATCAATATGGCAACCAACTTACTTTAAAAGAAAGATAA